Proteins from a single region of Patescibacteria group bacterium:
- the nusB gene encoding transcription antitermination factor NusB: MGNRHLCRTIALQTLYELDFLGFEKIKEQEKKEIIEQNIQGAGLNANEKNDFAYLLVDEIIKNLSTIDGYLKKYASQWPLDQITLIDRNVLRIGLYEMLFLKETPPKVAINEAIEVAKVFGGNSSGKFVNGVLGALYEDMLKDGLIKKEA; this comes from the coding sequence ATGGGCAATCGGCATCTTTGTCGCACCATTGCTCTGCAAACGCTTTATGAGCTGGACTTCCTTGGATTTGAGAAAATAAAAGAGCAGGAAAAAAAAGAAATTATCGAACAAAATATCCAGGGGGCCGGTTTAAATGCCAACGAAAAAAATGATTTCGCTTATTTATTGGTGGATGAAATTATAAAAAATTTATCGACTATTGATGGCTACTTAAAAAAATACGCCTCGCAATGGCCGCTTGATCAAATTACTTTAATCGACCGCAATGTCTTACGCATCGGTTTATATGAAATGTTATTCTTGAAAGAAACTCCGCCTAAAGTGGCGATTAACGAAGCCATTGAAGTAGCTAAAGTTTTCGGTGGAAATTCGAGTGGCAAATTCGTTAATGGCGTCTTAGGCGCTCTCTACGAAGATATGTTAAAGGATGGCC
- the rpmF gene encoding 50S ribosomal protein L32 — MALPNQKRAKSRKRVKQYRLRIKKMRLNKCPKCGKAVQSHHACSFCGYYANRQVITLRDKKHKAHQHEHEHNDKHKKEEKEKHEHKHK; from the coding sequence ATGGCTTTGCCAAATCAAAAACGAGCTAAAAGTCGCAAAAGAGTAAAACAATATCGCTTGCGCATAAAAAAAATGAGATTGAATAAATGCCCGAAGTGCGGAAAGGCAGTTCAATCGCACCACGCCTGTTCATTCTGCGGTTATTATGCCAATCGCCAGGTCATTACCTTGCGCGATAAAAAACATAAAGCTCACCAACACGAACACGAGCACAATGATAAGCATAAAAAAGAAGAAAAAGAAAAACACGAACACAAACATAAATAA